The nucleotide sequence CCCAGGACATGTTCCCCGAACGCCACAAACGCCCTGAGCACCTCGGGGTCGGTCTTGGGGGTGGGGATGACTTCGAGGAGGTGCAGGTAGCGCGGCGGGTTGAAGAAGTGCGCCCCCACAAAACGGCGCTGGAACTCTTCCGAGCGGCCCTCGATCTGGAGGTGCATCGGGATGCCGCTGGAGTTGGAGCTGATGATGGCCGTCTTTTTGGCGACCCCCTCCACCTTTGCCCACAGGTCACGCTTGGCGTCGAGCTTCTCGATGATGGCCTCGAGAATCCAGTCGGCGTCCTTGAGTTTCTTCAGGTCATCTTCGAGGTTGCCCGGGGTGATCAGCGCAGCGCGGCTTTCGTCCATAAAGGCGGCAGGCCGGGCCTTGAGCGCCCGCTGAATCCCCTGCTTGGCCAGAAAGTTGCGGTCAGGCTGATCGGGCAGCACGATGTCGAGGAGCAGGACCGGAATGCCCGCGTTGGCGAGCTGAGCGGCGATGGCAGCCCCCATCACGCCCGCGCCGATCACGGCGGCCCGTTGAATGCGGTACGGCTGATTCTTCATGCAACCTCCAGCAGGGTAAATCTTGAACTCAGTCCAAATTTTAAGACTGTTCGGGGCGTTTGTCCACTGGGGCCGCAGGGCTTGGCCCAGGTGCCTTTGTGCCTTGAGCCGTTCTTTAGCGGGCCTGGAAAGAGGTGGGCGCTGCCCGTACAGTAGAGGTCAGCTCGTTCAACCGTGCTTGCCGGAGCCGCAAGGAGACGCGGCTGGATGCTGAAGCGCCCGCCATCATGACGGGCGTTTCTTGCGGGTGGCCGCTCTACAGCAAGCTCTTGACCCCATACACCACGGCGAGCCCTCCCAGCGCCGCGAGCGCGGCGAGGCTCAGGCGGCGGTCACGCTTCCAGGCACCCACCGCCACCCACACCGCGGCCAGAACGGGCACCAGGCCGACCCAGGCCACCCCGCCCGCAGCGAGCTTTGGAAACAGCACCCCCAGGGCCAACAGGACCACCGCCACCCAGAACCCGAGGGGATAGAGCCAGGCGGGAAGCCCAGCGAGTTCGGTGTCGCTTTTGCGCTCGGGGCTCACGTGTGCCCCCAGTATTTCCAGAGAAGCTGACCGGCGGTCAAGACCAGCAGCACGCTGAAAAACAGCTTGAGCCCCGCAGCGGGAATGCGGCTTTGTAGCCCGGCTCCGGCACGCGCCCCGACAAGCACACCCAGCGCGACCCCAGCGGCAAGGCGCACGTCCAGCAGCCCGCCTGCCTGGTAGACCAAGGCGTTTCCGACGGCGGTCAGCCCCATGATGAAGGTCGAGGTGGCGATCGCCTGCCGGATAGGAACCCCCGCCAGCAGGTTGAGCACCGGCACCTGCACCGTGCCCCCACCGATGCCCAACAGGCCACTCATGATGCCGGCAAAGGTCATGGCAGGCGGTACCAGGCGGCTCGGTGGCCGCTCGACCTCCACCCGCTTCAGCCCGCGAAGCAGGTTGTAGGCCGAATACAGCAGCAGCAGCGCAAAGACCGTGGCGACCGCCCGCGCCGGCAAAACCAGCCCCAGAAAGCTACCGATTGCCCCGCCGATGATGGTGTAGGGCGAAAGCAGGTACCCTGTGCGGGCACGCACCAGGCCCTGTTGCAGGTAGCTGGCCGCGCCGCTCAAGCCCACCGCCAGCACCCCGATCTGTGAGACCGCCACCGCCTGCCCGATGGTGATGTCGCGCCCGAAGTGCGGAAGCACGAATTCCAGCGCGGGAACGACCACCACACCGCCGCCCAGGCCCAGAATCGCCCCCAGCACCCCGGCGAGCAGGCCGACACCGATCACCGCAAGCATCACAAGAGGATCACGGGCATGAGGCTAACACGGCGGCCCATTCCGGGCTCTTGTCCCGCACCCAGTACTGCCCTGCGGCGGCCCAGAGCAACGGTCCACTGCGCAGGGCCGCCCCGCCGTGTCCCGTGCATCACGCCCTGTTTTGGGGACGGGAAGCCGCTCGGGGCAAAAAAAGAAACACCGCCCAGAGCGGTGTTTTTCTTGGTGGAGGCAAAGAGATTCGAACTCTTGACCCTCCGCTTGCAAACTGGCCTAGACGTGATTTATGGCAGGGAACGGACCCCTACGCATCTTCCCAAATTGACCGCTCTGGAGGGCATTCTCCCCTATCGACCGCGCCCGCTTGTGCGCTCTGGATAACGCACCGTAACGGATGGGTTGGTCACGCGTTGGTCACGGTTGGTCATGCCTGCTATGTGCGGTTACGTTGCGCTGAGTCACGGACGGTGTGTTATCTTCTGATACATGTTTGCGGTCGGCTCAGCTCCTAAGCGTTCCTCGCGTGAATACCGCGAGCTTGAGCGTGATGAGCTGCGGCATGAGCTGGGCGTTGAATCCATGCGGAACTGGTACGACGCGCTAGACCTTCCCATGTGGACCCTGGGAGGGTTCCAACCGCGCATCCCTGAAGAGGAACGGGAACGCATCGACCATGAAGCGCAGAAGGCCTACCGTGCCCACTGGGATACCCAGCGGGCCGTAAGGCGCTGGTATGCCGCCCAGGTTGCGGCTGGTCGACAGGTACGAACGGCAGAGCTTGCCGAGCGCCTGGGGGCACAGGATGACGCCCAGGCCCGCGCCATGCTGCAGGCCTTCGCCTTCGACCTCTTCCACCTTCACCGGCACCTCTGGCGGGCGCTCAAGCACCTGGAGGCCCAGGAAGCGGGCCTGACCTTCGAAGAGGCCCTGACCGCCGTTAAGCGCGAAGAGCGCCGCTTGAAGCGGCTCTGGGCACGGCCTCTGCCTGCAGCACGGCCCACGCGCCTGAAGCGGCCCCGGCCCATCGACTACCGGCCCCAGGTCCAACCGACCGCACCGACCAACTAGAGAACTTTCGCCACTGGCTGAAGTTCTCCCCCGCTGACCTGCGGGTGTAGTTGGAAGGTGTTTCCCTTTGACTGCGATCAACCCTGAAGAGCTGGGCGTGTCTTCGCCCATCGTGCCCGCGTTCCTGAGCGTGCCGGATGCTGCCGCCTACCTGGGCGTACACCCGGCCCTGGTTTACAAAGAGATTCGCGCCGGTCGACTTCGCGCTGTGAAGATCGGCGCGAAGGTCATCCGCATTCCCCGTGAGGCACTGGAGGCATACACGGCGGCACAGAGCACGGGGGCCAACTAATGCCCCGCCGTGACCGGGACGGCGGGGCAGGGGCAGCGCGGGCGGGCGCTGCAGACAGTCTAGAGGATCTGGGCCTGCAGGGGGACGCGTGACCGCCTCCGCTCTGACCGCCTCCCCAGAGGCCCCGGCCCACCTGCCCCCCCTGGAGTTCCTGACCGTGCTGTACGGCGGCGCAGAGGCGAAGGGGGCGGTAGAGTTCCGCTTCCTGCCCTCTGGCAAACGGGTCTTCATGCCGTGGCCCATCTTCGACGGGCACCCGGACCTCTTCACGCTGGAGCAGGCCCCGGCAGGGCAACAGGTGTACTTCGGGATCAGCCTCCGCAAAGACTCCAGTGGGGGCAGCAAGGAGAACTGCCTCCCGACGCACCTTCAATGGGTCGACTTCGACCTGAAGGGGACGCCCTACACGGGCGGTCGGACGGACGTGCTGAACATGACCCCGGAGGAACTGCGGGAGGCTGCCCAGGTGCTCTGCCGTGACGTGCTGGCAAAGGCAGAGGCGCTGGGCCTCCCGGTGCGCCTGGTGGTCTACTCCGGGCACGGCCTGCAGGTGTACTGGGCACGTCCGGCCCGGTCGACCCTGGAAGACACCGAACGCTATAACCGCGCCCTGGTTGCCGAGTACGGCCCGGAATATGGGGCAGACACGAAGACAGTCGACGCCCAGCGCATTTTTCGGGTGCCCGGTGGCCGCAACCTGAAGAATCCGGCGCGGCCTCTGCCGGTCGAAGTCTGGTACATCGACGCGGGCGCAGTGACGCCCCGTGAATCCCTGGAGGCGCTGGCCCAGGCCCACGCCCCCAGGCCTGCGCCTCCCCCTCCCCCCCGGCTCAAGCGTCCCACGCCCGCCCCCCCGGAGCAGGGCGACGTGATCCAGGCCTTTAACGCCCGGTACGACATTCACGAGATGCTGACCCGCTACGGGTACACACGGGACGGCGACCGCTACACGCGGCCCGGTGAGGATGCGTCAGGCCGTGACGTGAAGTTGCTGGAGAACGCACGCGGGGTGCTGTGCTCCTACCATCACTCCAGCAATGACCCCCTTGCCGATACCCCGGACGCGGCCCACCTGCAGGAACCCTTCGACCTGTACCGCCTGTATGAGCACAGCGGCGACTACAGAGCGGCAGTGAAGGCAGCGGCAGAGGAGCTGGGCCTCTCCCCTGTCGACGGCGAAGGCATCCGCGTAGGCCCCAGGCAGGCCGCGCCTGCCCTGGAATGGGGCCCGCGTCAGCCCTTGCCGCCAAAGCTGCCGCCCGTGCCCACCATGCCCCCGGAGATGCTGCCCCCCGCGCTAAGGGGGTGGCTCGTCGACGCGGCAGAGCTGGCCTGTGTCCCCCTGGAGGGTATGGCCGCGCCCGCCGTGGTTGGCCTCTCCGGGCTGATCGGGCGCTCTGTACGGATCGACCCGGAGGGCCTGGGGGATTGGATCGTCACGCCTAACCTCTGGGGCGGTGTGGTGCTGCGCCCCAGCGCCCTGAAAAGCATGCAGCTAGACCGGGCGCTGGAGCCACTGCAGGCGCTAGAGAACCGCGCCCGCGATGAGTTCCGAGACGGGGAGATCGACCGGGAATTACGCCTGGAGTCTCTGAAGGCCCAGGAAGAGCAGATCAAGAAAGCGGCCCGAACCAAAGGGGGATCACTCGACCTTGACGCCCTCCGGAAACTGCGGGAAGAACTGCGGGAGGCCGCGCCCGTCGCTACCCGGTACGTGGTCAACAACGTCACGTATGAGAAGCTGGGCGAGCTTCTGGGGGAGAACCCACGCGGCCTGACGATGGTGCGGGATGAGCTGGCCGGGTGGATCGACCACATGAGCCGCGAAGAGAACGCGGAAGCACGGGGCTTCTTCCTCACCAGTTGGAACGGCGACGGCTCCTATGACTTCGACCGCATAGGCCGGGGCACCGTGCGAGTGGATCACCTCTGTCTGGCCGTGGTCGGCATGATCCAGCCGGGGCCGATGCAACAATTCCTGAGACGGAGCCGCGCCGGGACTGCCGGTGACGTGGGCTTACTGCAGCGGTTCCAGCTTCTGATCTACCCGGACGGGATGCCCAAATGGGTACGCCGGGGCCACCCGGCAGACCCCCAGGCGAAGGCCCGCGCCTTTGCGGTGTATGAGGCGCTGGACACCCTGCGCCGGTCAGCGGAGCCGGTCACGCTGACCTTTACCGACGAGGCCCAGGCCGTCTTCAGGGAGTGGCGCGACACCCTGGAGAACCGCCTCCGGGGTGGGGAGTTGGTCGACTCTCCCGCGTTTGAATCACACCTGGGCAAATACCGCTCCCTGGTGCCCTCGCTGGCCCTGATCTTTCATCTGGTCGAAGTGGCCCAGGCCCACCCGGACCCGGCCACACTGCCGCCCGTGTCCATCGATGCGCTGGAGCTGGCCCTCAACTGGGCTGAGTTCCTGGAGTTGCACGCCCGGAAGGTGTACGCGGTCGAAGTAGGGGGCTTCCACGCCCCGGCCTATGCCCTCGTCGACAAGATCAAGGCGGGCGCGGTCAGGGATGGGGACCGGCTGTATGCCCTGCGCCGGAAGGAGTGGGCCGGGCTGAAGGATGAGGAATTGGGGCTGGCCCTGAGCGCCCTGACCGAATGGGGATGGGTGCAGGTCGAAGTCGTAGAGACGGGCGGGCGACCGGCGGAAGTGCTGCGCCTGCACCCGGAGCTGACGGGGGGTGAAGCGTGACCACCTTCAAAATGCGGAGCTACCGAAAAACGGCGGCAGACCCCGCCCCCCCCACCGCTAAAACCGACAAAAGCCCCACCCCGGCCCCCGTGCCCCGTTGTCGCTGCCCCTTCTGACGGTTCTGACGGTGGGGGGGTGGGGGTGCCCGCCCCGATTCCAGCCGGGGCCGCGCCTGCAGTCACCCGACTCCCTGACGGGCGGTTGAATGCCGCCGTGCTTCAGCTCCAGCCGGGGCGCTGCGCTTCCTGCACTCACTGGCAGGGGCCGGACGAATACGGCGACGGCCTCTGTCCCCTGGGTCGACGTGCCCACGGGTGGTATGACGGCAACCCTGACGCGCCGGTCATGACCACGCCCCTCCATGAATGCGCGGCCCATGCCGGACGCGGCTGGAAGCGGCGCAGATGACCACCCATAAGCCCCTCTCAGACAGGCCAGCGCGGGCGCTCTTTGCCGTGCTGCAGGTCTGCTGAGACATTCCAGGGGGGCTAACCCCCCCCTCTCTATAGGAGGGCACCATGCCTAACCCTGATCCGGTCGAAGCACGGCAAGCGAAGAGACGCAAGCGGCGCGGAAAGCCTGGCACCCTCGAAGATGCGCGGGCGCTGCTGTGGCGGGCACTCCAGAGGGCCGCTGAGCTGCTGGAGGAAGACGACCCGGCCCTAACCCTGAAGGCCGTGCACGCGGTCAGCCAGGGGGCAAGCAGTTACGCGAAGCTCGTCGAAGTGGGAGAGCTGGAGGCCCGTATCGCGGCCCTGGAGATCGCCCAGGAAGGCCCAGGCCCCCGCGTGGGCAGGGGGGCGGCATGACCCTTCGCAGGCGGTTACGGGAGTTGGAGGCGCGGCAGGGTGCGGGCGGCGTCGAAGTCTGGTGGATGGTCGAAGACCGGCCCGGTGCTTACCGGCGCAAGCTGGGGCAGGGGGAGGCGGTGGCCTTCGCTGACCTGCCCCCCTGCCCGCGTGGGCGGCTGCGAATCCTGGTGGATTACGTCGACGGCCTGGGCCTGGGGGGGGCACTGTGACCCGGCGCGGCAGACTCGCCCGCCTGGTGGCCCTGGCCCTGCCTGAAGACCTGCGCCAGGCAGTCACGGCGCGGGGGGCGGCATGACCCGGCGGAAGCGTCTCGCGGCGCTGGAGCTGGCCGCAGAGCAGGCGAAGGCGGCGCGGGTGGAAGCGCAGCGGGCCACGGTTGACCGGGCATGGGGGCGGCTCTCTCAGGCAGACCGGGAGACGCTGTGTGAGCTGAGAGACGCCCCCCAGGAACAGCTAGACGCGGTGGCGGAAGCGTTGAAGCCCTACCGCGTGAGCGCCGAGTATGGGCACTTTCTCGACTGGATCAGCGCGGCGGATGAGGTGGCAGAGGATGACCTCTTGCCCCTCGCCCCGGTGGGGGCGGCTGAGCAGCTCGAAGCGTGGGCGGCAGACTTCGACCGGGCGCTGAGTGAGTGCGAGATGCCCACAGCGGCCCTCATGACGGCTTTCAGGTGGGGCGCGGCGAATTGTCGATGGTGGGCGAGTCTCGCCCGCGAGGTGGGGGAGGTGGCCGGGTGAGACGCCCAGGGGCAGGCGGTGGGGATGCTTCTTTTTTACGTCGGAAAATGTCGGAAAATGTCACGCCCACGGGCAGGCCCGCCCTCTCTGCTGCTTGAAACATATCACTTTATGACATACCATGTCAACGGGTGATATAAGAATGACTGGAATGAATGAACAGGTGCGGCGGGCGGTCCGGGAGCGTATGCAAGAGCAGGGGCTGACCCAGACAGAGCTGGGGGAGTTGGTTGGAATGGCCCAGCCCAACGTGCAGCGGCTTCTGGCCGGACGCGTGGGGGCGGTGCCGGAGAGCTGGCAGAGAGTCCTAGACGCGCTGGGCCTGGAGTTGGTCGCCGTGCCCAGGAAGGAAGCGTGAGGCTATGGCACGGGCCAAGAGGGTCGACAAGGCGAAGAACGGCAACGGGCGCGGCACCATCGACCAACTTCCGAGCGGGAAGTGGCGCTGGAGGATCACGGTTGGTCTGAAGCCGGACGGCACGCCCATGCGCAAGAGCGGCACGGCCCCCACAGAGAAGGCGGCCTGGGCCGCGATGACCCAGGCCCAGGCGGATCACCTGCGGGGCGGGGTAGCCGCGCCTGCCCGCGTGACCCTGGGCGAGTGGCTGGAGCGGTGGCTGGGGGGCAAGGAAGCGGGGCTGGCCGCGAAGACGCGGCACAACTACCGGAAGTTGATCGACCTGCACATCACGCCCCACCTGGGCCGGAAGCGCCTGCAGGAAGTGCGACCCGCTGACCTCCGGGCGCTCTATGCCCACCTGACCGGGGCGGGGCTGGGCGATTCCATGCAGCGTCAGGTGCACAACGTCCTGCATGGGGCCTTCGCTGAGGCGCTGCGCCTAGAGCTGGTGATGCGTGACCCTTCTGCTGTGGTGCGGCCCTCTCCGGTGCGGCGGCAGACTGCGCCGGTCGATAAGGCGCTGACAGCGGAAGAGGTCGCTACGCTGCTTCCCGTGCTGCAGGCGAGCCGCTGGGGGCTGATCTTTGAATTCATGCTGCACACCGGCCTACGCCGGGGCGAAGCGTGCGGCCTGAAGTGGGAGCACGTCGACCTAGAGGGGGGCGTCATCCACATTCGGGAGAATCTGGTGTCGATCAATGGAGCCGTGCAGGTGAGCACCCCAAAGACGGCGAAGAGTGCGCGACGGGTGCATCTCTCCAGCGAGGGCCTGGGCTGCCTGCGCCGTCAGCGTGACCTGCAGGCCTTTGAACGGGAGGCGCTGACCGCTGGGCCGGTACCGGGGCACGCGAAGGACTACCAGAGGAAGCGCCTCTGGACCGACACCGGCTATGTCTTCACGGGCATATCAGGCGTCCGGCTGAACCCGGAGAACCTGGGCCGCTACCTGCACAAGCTCTGCGAAGAGGCGAAGATTAGGCCCGTGACGGTGCACGGCCTGCGCCACACGCACGCGTCCCTGATGCTGCGCCGTGGGGTGCCGCTGGAGGTGGTCAGCGAGAAGCTGGGGCACTCGCGCCCGTCCTTCACTGCAGACGTGTACCGGACGGTCTACCAGAGCGAGCATGAAGAGTGGGCGGTCAACCTGAGCGAGCTGACCGGGGGGCGGCCCAGGGTCGTAAATTAGGCCGGTTGGTCACGCGTTGGTCATAGACCTCAAAAGAGCAGGCGAAAAAGCGACTGCACGAAAAGAGAAAACCGCGCACTAGGCGCGGTGTTTTCTTTGGTGGAGGCAAAGAGATTCGAACTCTTGACCCTCCGCTTGCAAAGCGGATGCTCTCCCGCTGAGCTATGCCCCCAGCGGCGCTTAAGGTAGCAAAGCCAGCGAGACAGAACAAGAGCCGTTACCATAACGCCCATGTTGCGCCGGCCTTCCCTCCCCCCCTTTCCAGCGGGCGCCCTGCTGGTTGGCGGGGCGGTGCGCGACTGGCTGCGGGGCCTGGCTCCCAGGGATTTTGACTGGGCGGCGTCCTCGCCCGCGCAGGCAGCACAGGCGCTGGCCGCGCAGGTGGGTGGCCCGGCCTTCGCGCTCGATGAGGCGCGGGGCTACTGGCGGGTTCAGACACCAGCGGGTATTCAGCATGACTTCGTGCCGCTTCCGCAGGACATCACCAGCGATCTCCTGCGGCGGGACTTCACGGTCAATGCGCTTGCCCTTACCGCCGACCGGAAGCTGCTGGACCCGGCGGGTGGGCGGGCCGATCTACGAGCACGGCGGCTGCGGATGGTGTCGGAGGCGAATCTGCGCGAAGATCCCCTGCGGGCCTGGCGGGCGGTGCGCTTCGAAACCACCCTGGGCTTTCGCCTGGAGCCGGCGACGGAAACGGCCGTCAGGCAGGCGGCGGCCGACCTCGCGGCGGGCCGACTGCCGCTTCCCGCGCCCGAGCGGGTGCGCGATGAGTGGCAGGTGCTTCTCTCGCATCCGAACGCAGCAAGAGGGGTGCAGCGTATGGAACGCCTCGGCCTGCTCGCCCTCACCCTGCCTGAACTGCGTGAAGGGATCGGGGTACAACAGGGCGGCTTTCACCATCTGGATGTGTTCGGACACGGGTTGGAAGCGCTGCACCAACTGCTCAGCCGCTTTCCCGAAGCGGAGCTGCCGCTGCGGTGGGCGACGCTGCTCCACGACGTGGGAAAGCCGCGTACCCGCGAGACCGAGAAGCACCCTGGCCGCATCACCTTCTACGGCCACGAGCGCGTAGGGGCAGAGCTGGCGCGGGAGGCCCTGACCCGGCTGCGTCTGCCGAGCGCGGAGGTGAACCGAGTCGCGGCCCTGATTCGCGCCCATATGGCCCATCTACCCAGCGACGAGCGGGAGGCGCGGCGCTTTGTTCACCGTCGCCGCGAGCTGCTGCCCGACCTCCTGCGGCTGATGCTCGCTGACCGTGAGGCGGCGCGGGGACCACAGAGCACGCCCGGCACCCGTCAGGCCTATGCTCTTGGCATTGAGCGCGTGCTCGCCGCGCTCGAAGAGCAGCCCGCCCCCCCACCCCCACTGCTCAGCGGACACGACGTCATGGCGCTGCTGCACCTTCCTCCCGGCCCGGCTGTCGGGGCAGCACTCCGAGCGGTCGCCGAGGCACAGGCGCTTGGTGAGGTGCGAACCGCCCAGGAGGCACGGAGTTTTTTGCAGGCCTGGCACACAAGGAACCCCTAAGGCCCGGGGGAAGCGCTTCCGCTATCCTGGCCCGGCATGTCCTCCTCGCCGCTGCCCCCCCGTACCCCGGAATGGGTCGCCGACGCCGTCTTCTACCAGATTTTTCCCGACCGCTTTGCCCGCAGTGGCCGGGTGACGGGCCTTCACCTGCAACCCTGGGGCAGCCCGCCCACCGTGCACGGCTACATGGGCGGGGACCTGTGGGGGGTGATCGAGCACCTGGATCACCTCACGGCGCTGGGAGTCAACGCCATCTACTTCTGTCCGGTGTTTCAGTCGGCCTCCAATCACCGCTACCACACCCACGACTACTTTCAGGTCGATCCGATGTTGGGAGGCAATGCCGCGCTGCGGGCGCTGATCGAGGCGGCGCACGCCCGCGGCATCCGCATTGTGCTGGACGGCGTCTTTAACCACGCCAGCCGGGGCTTTTTTCAGTTCAATGACCTCCTCGAACAGGGCGAGGCGAGCGCCTACCGCGACTGGTTCCATGTGGAGAGCTGGCCGCTCCATGCCTACGACGACTCGCAGCCCGCGGGGTATCAGGCGTGGTGGGGGCTGCGCGCTCTGCCCAAATTCAACACCAATCATCCTGCGGTGCGCGAGTTCTTATGGAACGTGGGCGAGTACTGGATG is from Deinococcus sp. YIM 77859 and encodes:
- a CDS encoding tyrosine-type recombinase/integrase; the protein is MARAKRVDKAKNGNGRGTIDQLPSGKWRWRITVGLKPDGTPMRKSGTAPTEKAAWAAMTQAQADHLRGGVAAPARVTLGEWLERWLGGKEAGLAAKTRHNYRKLIDLHITPHLGRKRLQEVRPADLRALYAHLTGAGLGDSMQRQVHNVLHGAFAEALRLELVMRDPSAVVRPSPVRRQTAPVDKALTAEEVATLLPVLQASRWGLIFEFMLHTGLRRGEACGLKWEHVDLEGGVIHIRENLVSINGAVQVSTPKTAKSARRVHLSSEGLGCLRRQRDLQAFEREALTAGPVPGHAKDYQRKRLWTDTGYVFTGISGVRLNPENLGRYLHKLCEEAKIRPVTVHGLRHTHASLMLRRGVPLEVVSEKLGHSRPSFTADVYRTVYQSEHEEWAVNLSELTGGRPRVVN
- a CDS encoding HD domain-containing protein is translated as MLRRPSLPPFPAGALLVGGAVRDWLRGLAPRDFDWAASSPAQAAQALAAQVGGPAFALDEARGYWRVQTPAGIQHDFVPLPQDITSDLLRRDFTVNALALTADRKLLDPAGGRADLRARRLRMVSEANLREDPLRAWRAVRFETTLGFRLEPATETAVRQAAADLAAGRLPLPAPERVRDEWQVLLSHPNAARGVQRMERLGLLALTLPELREGIGVQQGGFHHLDVFGHGLEALHQLLSRFPEAELPLRWATLLHDVGKPRTRETEKHPGRITFYGHERVGAELAREALTRLRLPSAEVNRVAALIRAHMAHLPSDEREARRFVHRRRELLPDLLRLMLADREAARGPQSTPGTRQAYALGIERVLAALEEQPAPPPPLLSGHDVMALLHLPPGPAVGAALRAVAEAQALGEVRTAQEARSFLQAWHTRNP
- a CDS encoding sulfite exporter TauE/SafE family protein — its product is MLAVIGVGLLAGVLGAILGLGGGVVVVPALEFVLPHFGRDITIGQAVAVSQIGVLAVGLSGAASYLQQGLVRARTGYLLSPYTIIGGAIGSFLGLVLPARAVATVFALLLLYSAYNLLRGLKRVEVERPPSRLVPPAMTFAGIMSGLLGIGGGTVQVPVLNLLAGVPIRQAIATSTFIMGLTAVGNALVYQAGGLLDVRLAAGVALGVLVGARAGAGLQSRIPAAGLKLFFSVLLVLTAGQLLWKYWGHT
- a CDS encoding helix-turn-helix domain-containing protein, with the protein product MTAINPEELGVSSPIVPAFLSVPDAAAYLGVHPALVYKEIRAGRLRAVKIGAKVIRIPREALEAYTAAQSTGAN
- a CDS encoding helix-turn-helix domain-containing protein → MNEQVRRAVRERMQEQGLTQTELGELVGMAQPNVQRLLAGRVGAVPESWQRVLDALGLELVAVPRKEA
- a CDS encoding YfjI family protein, whose product is MTASALTASPEAPAHLPPLEFLTVLYGGAEAKGAVEFRFLPSGKRVFMPWPIFDGHPDLFTLEQAPAGQQVYFGISLRKDSSGGSKENCLPTHLQWVDFDLKGTPYTGGRTDVLNMTPEELREAAQVLCRDVLAKAEALGLPVRLVVYSGHGLQVYWARPARSTLEDTERYNRALVAEYGPEYGADTKTVDAQRIFRVPGGRNLKNPARPLPVEVWYIDAGAVTPRESLEALAQAHAPRPAPPPPPRLKRPTPAPPEQGDVIQAFNARYDIHEMLTRYGYTRDGDRYTRPGEDASGRDVKLLENARGVLCSYHHSSNDPLADTPDAAHLQEPFDLYRLYEHSGDYRAAVKAAAEELGLSPVDGEGIRVGPRQAAPALEWGPRQPLPPKLPPVPTMPPEMLPPALRGWLVDAAELACVPLEGMAAPAVVGLSGLIGRSVRIDPEGLGDWIVTPNLWGGVVLRPSALKSMQLDRALEPLQALENRARDEFRDGEIDRELRLESLKAQEEQIKKAARTKGGSLDLDALRKLREELREAAPVATRYVVNNVTYEKLGELLGENPRGLTMVRDELAGWIDHMSREENAEARGFFLTSWNGDGSYDFDRIGRGTVRVDHLCLAVVGMIQPGPMQQFLRRSRAGTAGDVGLLQRFQLLIYPDGMPKWVRRGHPADPQAKARAFAVYEALDTLRRSAEPVTLTFTDEAQAVFREWRDTLENRLRGGELVDSPAFESHLGKYRSLVPSLALIFHLVEVAQAHPDPATLPPVSIDALELALNWAEFLELHARKVYAVEVGGFHAPAYALVDKIKAGAVRDGDRLYALRRKEWAGLKDEELGLALSALTEWGWVQVEVVETGGRPAEVLRLHPELTGGEA